A stretch of the Ornithodoros turicata isolate Travis chromosome 4, ASM3712646v1, whole genome shotgun sequence genome encodes the following:
- the LOC135390540 gene encoding maltase-glucoamylase-like: MEYRVLSDRKLTLTTIGGILDLYFFVGSTPEHVVQLYHKLVGYPFFAPYWALGHQHWARNLATLSDLKSALKKLQDADIPNEAVHVDVAENFKAFTLKHDFAGIQEVRKLGTRVVLFMNPAISTGNNSDYLPYEDGLKDDVFIKKGYGLLVSEKEEVLVGKGLPAGTSVFPDFLKNSTQAWWKRHMMEFISNATDFDGLSLELNEPAELSALVKTSGASCENTEEEGCQPLLCPTSRWDDPPYVSLAVTKFSNGSRLHVDTLCMSSAQGERRMYRHYDVHNIYGWSHSYATRRALDELGRARKIILSSSTFPSSGRDTGHVINLADNSDWGELKRAIVGVIEFNMFGIPYVGVNACTEGMSDQLCSRWTELTAFFPLSLSSRLHKYNTEAPRLSSSAGYALSLRYQLLAYLYTCYCKISTEGGTLIRPLSFEFPLDRETYGISEQFMIGPAVLISPILEPNATTHKYYLPVDQWYEYSTSRHVEGSVESTSREVDENSTVLVHMRAGHVVPLQPTLARSHDRFKAVYHLHVYPKAEFARGELFIDDGFSRGTIENHIYDRYSFIFAQNVLRISVTHLSKGERHKASVKNVLFHNIPLSPTRVTYHNQVLHPQAIQYDKDKKTLQVSVDLPLHSSLDSQNTEVVIQVYGVPGRET; encoded by the exons ATGG AGTACAGGGTACTGAGCGACCGAAAGTTGACACTAACAACGATTGGAGGAATCCTGGATTTGTACTTCTTCGTTGGGTCGACTCCGGAACACGTGGTTCAGCTATATCACAAA TTAGTTGGATATCCGTTCTTTGCACCGTACTGGGCATTGGGTCATCAACACTGGGCCAGAAACTTGGCTACGCTGTCCGACCTCAAGTCAGCTTTGAAAAAGCTTCAAGATGCTGATATCCCTAAC GAAGCAGTTCATGTCGACGTTGCCGAAAACTTCAAGGCTTTCACTCTAAAACATGACTTCGCCGGCATCCAAGAAGTCAGGAAATTGGGAACACGAGTGGTGCTCTTCATG AATCCTGCCATCAGTACGGGTAATAATTCAGATTATCTTCCATACGAGGATGGGCTTAAGGACGACGTATTTATCAAGAAAGGTTACGGCTTGCTCGTCTCTGAGAAGGAGGAAGTCCTCGTGGGAAAA GGACTTCCGGCAGGAACGTCGGTGTTTCCCGATTTCTTGAAAAATTCCACGCAGGCATGGTGGAAGAGACACATGATGGAATTTATATCCAACGCGACAGACTTTGACGGACTATCTTTG GAACTGAACGAACCAGCAGAACTGAGCGCCCTAGTGAAAACAAGCGGAGCCTCTTGCGAAAATACGGAAGAAGAAGGTTGCCAACCGCTCTTGTGCCCGACAAGCCGCTGGGACGACCCGCCATACGTTTCGC TGGCCGTGACAAAGTTTTCCAACGGTTCCCGACTGCACGTGGACACATTGTGTATGAGTTCAGCGCAGGGGGAAAGGAGGATGTACAGGCACTACGACGTGCATAACATCTACGGTTGGAGCCACAGCTATGCCACTAGAAG GGCTTTAGACGAACTTGGAAGGGCGCGGAAAATCATCTTGTCCAGTTCAACGTTCCCGTCCAGCGGACGCGACACGGGTCATGTGATCAACTTGGCCGACAACTCGGATTGGGGCGAACTGAAACGTGCCATTGTCG gtGTTATAGAGTTCAACATGTTTGGCATCCCATAC GTGGGAGTCAACGCTTGCACCGAGGGAATGTCGGATCAACTTTGTAGTCGGTGGACTGAGCTGACAGCATTCTTCCCGCTAAGCTTGAGCTCCAGGCTGCATAAATACAAT ACAGAAGCGCCTAGGCTGTCGTCGTCTGCTGGATACGCACTGTCACTCCGCTATCAACTGTTAGCGTATCTCTACACCTGTTACTGCAAGATCAGTACGGAGGGTGGTACACTCATTCGACCACTGTCCTTTGA GTTCCCTCTGGATCGCGAAACGTACGGTATCAGTGAGCAGTTTATGATCGGGCCTGCCGTGCTTATCTCACCTATTCTTGAACCG AACGCAACGACTCATAAATACTACCTGCCTGTGGATCAGTGGTACGAATACTCTACG TCGCGACACGTCGAAGGCTCCGTAGAGTCGACGAGTCGAGAGGTCGACGAAAATTCCACGGTGCTGGTGCACATGAGGGCGGGTCACGTGGTACCTCTGCAGCCGACCCTCGCAAGATCCCACGATCG GTTTAAGGCTGTCTATCATCTGCACGTTTATCCCAAGGCGGAGTTTGCTCGAGGGGAGCTTTTTATCGACGACGGCTTTTCGCGAG GCACGATAGAAAATCACATATACGACCGGTACAGTTTCATATTTGCCCAG AACGTCCTACGAATCTCCGTCACCCATTTGAGCAAAGGAGAGAGGCACAAAGCGAGCGTGAAAAATGTGCTCTTTCACAATATTCCCCTCTCTCCCACGAGAGTGACGTACCACAATCAAGTCCTGCATCCTCAAGCGATCCAATACGACAAAGACAAAAAG ACACTGCAGGTGTCCGTAGACCTTCCTCTTCACAGCTCGCTAGACAGTCAGAACACGGAAGTTGTCATTCAAGTCTACGGCGTTCCCGGAAGAGAGACGTGA
- the LOC135390883 gene encoding nuclear pore complex protein DDB_G0274915-like, which translates to MDRYRPMQPAKPLQFLYPAAMSTKKLTLFFTAVVIISVIIAVPLVVIQKSRANESLAHKMLTEHGSSGSKESIANIPATTNQNFFSQTDEPKRVPESQTQSLTTHQDTLNIGTFGEAITSATQRSIAADTEKGMLTEGSATEKLSSATERADSALSSATERADSALSSATERADSALSSATERADSALSSATERADSALSYATERADSTLTSATERVDSALSSATERSDSALSSATERAGSALSSATEPADSALSSATERAGSALSSATEPADSALSSATERADSALSSATERADSASSSADLSAPPDNVATDPVTMNPFTFESVSKNTDGGQASLNADVTPVKSSVSKDITAEPATLSDNVIATKPSVSGGTDAPWIEPSSKLTTLEAEVTTSQLEIETDSGSGITRDIPLASDAATADDTTNMPSAIGASEPTEINVPASEGTFTAGATQ; encoded by the exons ATGG ATAGATACAGGCCTATGCAACCGGCCAAGCCTTTACAGTTCCTCTATCCTGCAG CAATGTCAACAAAGAAGCTAACCCTCTTCTTCACTGCTGTCGTCATAATCAGCGTCATCATAGCCGTCCCACTCGTCGTCATTCAAAAGAGTCGAGCCAATGAGAGTTTAGCACACAAAATGCTGACAGAGCACGGTTCATCTGGTTCGAAAGAAAGCATCGCGAATATCCCCGCAACGACGAACCAAAATTTCTTTTCCCAGACAGATGAACCCAAGCGAGTTCCTGAGAGTCAAACGCAGAGTCTCACAACACACCAAGATACGTTGAATATTGGAACATTCGGCGAAGCCATCACGTCGGCGACACAACGTTCAATCGCAGCAGACACAGAGAAAGGAATGCTCACCGAGGGTTCTGCGACTGagaagctgtcgtctgctacggaacgcGCCGACAGCGCTTTGTCATCTGCTACAGAACGCGCTGACAgcgctttgtcgtctgctacagaacgcGCCGACAgcgctttgtcgtctgctacagaacgcGCCGACAgcgctttgtcgtctgctacagaacgcGCCGACAGTGCCTTGTCGTATGCTACAGAACGCGCCGACAGCACCTTGACGTCTGCTACAGAACGCGTCGACAGCGCCTTGTCTTCTGCTACAGAACGCTCCGACAgcgctttgtcgtctgctacagaacgcgctggcagcgctttgtcgtctgctacagaaccCGCCGACAgtgctttgtcgtctgctacagaacgcgctggcagcgctttgtcgtctgctacagaaccCGCCGACAgcgctttgtcgtctgctacagaacgcGCCGACAgtgctttgtcgtctgctacagaacgcGCTGATAGCGCTTCGTCGTCTGCAGACCTATCAGCACCACCTGACAATGTAGCCACGGACCCCGTAACCATGAATCCTTTTACATTCGAGTCTGTATCTAAAAATACCGACGGCGGTCAAGCATCCCTTAACGCAGATGTAACGCCAGTGAAATCATCTGTGTCCAAAGACATCACTGCAGAACCAGCAACTCTGTCTGACAATGTAATAGCAACAAAACCGTCTGTGTCTGGCGGCACGGATGCGCCATGGATCGAGCCATCTAGCAAACTGACGACTCTCGAAGCCGAAGTCACAACTTCTCAGCTTGAAATTGAAACGGACTCAGGATCTGGAATCACGAGAGACATACCTCTTGCCTCAGACGCAgccacagcagacgacaccacaaACATGCCGTCTGCTATTGGAGCGTCTGAACCGACGGAGATCAACGTACCCGCTTCCGAAGGCACATTCACAGCAGGTGCGACACAGTAA
- the LOC135390884 gene encoding gamma-interferon-inducible lysosomal thiol reductase-like has protein sequence MVYRRCLSLVIACVFLLQVDIIDVARTENVSVDVYYECMCPFSVNFVIKQLWPTYKKLGDHMEVRLYPYGNARTRTHKDGNGRATDIISCQHGPRECEGNTVQCCVLDLFRDTATQVGFVACMMSARHPYEAGPQCASEMCLPWHLISQCASSSYGKTLLKEMGRKTRQAVPPVRAVPHIVINGQHNGYYTGRARSNLTSLICDLLKQKPSPCRA, from the coding sequence ATGGTGTACAGACGCTGTCTATCGCTCGTCATCGCCTGCGTATTCCTGCTGCAAGTTGACATCATCGATGTAGCACGAACGGAGAATGTATCTGTGGACGTGTACTACGAATGCATGTGCCCTTTCAGCGTCAACTTCGTCATTAAGCAGTTGTGGCCGACGTACAAGAAACTCGGCGACCACATGGAGGTACGGCTGTATCCTTACGGGAACGCCAGGACGAGGACTCACAAGGACGGGAACGGTAGGGCGACCGATATTATATCGTGTCAACACGGACCACGCGAATGCGAGGGCAACACGGTACAGTGTTGCGTCTTGGATCTCTTCAGGGATACAGCGACGCAAGTGGGTTTCGTGGCATGCATGATGTCTGCGCGTCACCCTTACGAGGCAGGACCTCAGTGCGCTTCCGAGATGTGCTTACCGTGGCACTTAATCAGCCAGTGTGCATCCAGCTCGTATGGGAAAACTCTGCTGAAGGAAATGGGCAGGAAGACTAGGCAAGCTgttcctcccgtcagggcgGTGCCTCATATCGTTATTAATGGTCAACACAACGGCTACTATACGGGCCGTGCCCGCTCGAACTTGACGTCGCTGATTTGCGATTTGCTGAAACAGAAGCCAAGCCCATGCAGGGCCTAG
- the LOC135390541 gene encoding gamma-interferon-inducible lysosomal thiol reductase-like, which yields MRGISLFVACVVLLEAGFIHAGPRPPPTKVTVAVYYECMCPFSINFITTQLWPTYVKLSRYMKVSLYPYGNAHRNNITNENGTVTEAISCQHGENECKGNIVQACALALYRRTSIQVSFVSCMMSAALPYRAGQQCAARIGLEWGLIKKCAVSAHGKTLLIEMGYKTSIEYVTSVPHIVVNGIFSDEYTRLARTNFMSLICSLLKVKPRLCTKDDKAE from the coding sequence ATGCGGGGTATTTCGCTTTTCGTTGCCTGCGTCGTTCTGCTGGAAGCTGGTTTCATCCATGCAGGACCAAGACCCCCACCAACGAAAGTGACCGTCGCAGTGTACTACGAATGCATGTGCCCATTCAGCATCAACTTCATCACGACGCAGTTGTGGCCGACGTACGTGAAGCTCAGCAGATACATGAAGGTGTCCCTGTATCCTTACGGAAACGCTCACAGGAATAATATTACGAACGAGAACGGTACCGTGACAGAAGCCATATCCTGTCAGCACGGAGAAAACGAATGCAAAGGCAACATTGTGCAAGCCTGTGCTCTGGCGCTCTACAGGCGCACGTCAATTCAAGTTTCGTTCGTGTCGTGCATGATGTCTGCCGCTTTGCCTTATCGAGCGGGACAGCAGTGCGCTGCTAGGATTGGCCTAGAATGGGGTTTGATCAAGAAGTGTGCCGTTAGTGCCCACGGAAAGACTTTGCTGATAGAAATGGGATACAAGACCTCGATCGAGTATGTGACATCTGTACCTCATATCGTTGTCAACGGTATTTTCAGTGATGAGTATACGAGACTGGCGCGTACTAATTTTATGTCTCTCATTTGTAGTCTGCTGAAAGTAAAGCCCAGGCTTTGTACGAAAGATGATAAGGCTGAATAG
- the LOC135392660 gene encoding gamma-interferon-inducible lysosomal thiol reductase-like has protein sequence MSSSITSPSFRRLLLCLAVTLTITAPPVTSKKFDFSKIRKTSKIQVFYESLCPYSIAFITEQLWPAFLRLGYLMDVQLVPFGNAFEEEVPEGKDHRRGLFSRRKVTYNCQHGPEECYGNVVQSCASKIYNDTVMLLAFVTCMSSASEPQKAGEECANAIANNWDEIERCATSKWGLKLQGEMGRKTWNLDPPHGYVPWILVNNEHTDDLQGMAQSDLLQLVCDSVNGPKPPPCLQDPEKREAINRLSEKIEAHRDPLGVGEDNKERRSYRVRYEKGRGL, from the coding sequence ATGTCTTCCTCGATAACCTCACCGTCTTTTCGACGGCTGCTCCTCTGCCTGGCCGTCACCCTCACCATCACTGCCCCACCGGTCACCTCAAAGAAATTCGACTTCAGCAAAATCCGCAAGACGTCCAAAATTCAAGTGTTCTACGAGTCTCTCTGCCCGTACAGCATCGCTTTCATCACCGAGCAGCTATGGCCCGCCTTCCTCCGGCTGGGATATCTCATGGACGTCCAACTGGTGCCCTTCGGCAACGCCTTCGAGGAAGAAGTTCCGGAGGGGAAAGACCACCGTCGAGGACTCTTCAGTCGCCGCAAGGTAACCTACAACTGCCAGCATGGCCCCGAGGAATGTTACGGGAACGTCGTCCAGTCTTGCGCTTCCAAGATCTACAACGACACGGTGATGCTCCTGGCGTTTGTGACGTGTATGTCTTCGGCGAGCGAACCGCAAAAGGCCGGCGAAGAGTGCGCGAACGCCATCGCGAATAATTGGGACGAAATCGAACGGTGCGCCACCTCCAAGTGGGGCTTGAAACTGCAGGGGGAAATGGGGCGTAAGACGTGGAACTTGGATCCGCCTCACGGATACGTGCCCTGGATCCTGGTGAACAACGAACACACGGACGATCTGCAGGGAATGGCGCAGTCGGATCTGCTGCAGCTGGTGTGCGATTCGGTTAACGGTCCGAAACCGCCGCCCTGCCTGCAGGACCCGGAAAAGAGGGAGGCCATCAACAGGTTGTCCGAGAAGATAGAGGCGCACAGAGATCCCTTAGGGGTAGGGGAAGATAATAAGGAGAGGAGGAGTTACAGAGTGAGATACGAGAAAGGGAGAGGACTGTAA